One stretch of Roseibium sp. HPY-6 DNA includes these proteins:
- a CDS encoding ABC transporter permease — MKALVSVTSKFLFSAFVVFGIWGLLVAVFQPPSFMLPGPLEVLKTFPENAPFLLHHAGITASETIIGFVLGVLCGSMLAVAVWLFPLAGRVVMPTILVTQALPVFAIAPVLVLWLGFGMSSKIVMAILVIFFTVTSTVYDGLRRLDPGLSDLARLYRVSRFQELVVFRLPAALPAFASGIRVAAVFAPIGAVVGEWAGAKGGLAFIMLQANARGNADVLFAAVILLALMVLAMRYAVEHLTRILVPWQVED, encoded by the coding sequence ATGAAAGCGCTTGTATCCGTTACGTCCAAGTTCCTTTTTTCAGCATTTGTCGTCTTTGGTATATGGGGCCTTCTGGTCGCGGTTTTTCAACCGCCATCCTTCATGTTGCCGGGTCCTTTGGAAGTCCTGAAGACCTTCCCTGAAAACGCACCGTTTTTGCTGCATCATGCCGGGATAACTGCCTCAGAAACGATTATCGGCTTTGTACTTGGCGTCTTGTGCGGCTCGATGCTAGCCGTTGCGGTCTGGCTGTTCCCGCTTGCCGGACGCGTCGTGATGCCGACAATTCTGGTGACGCAGGCACTGCCTGTCTTTGCCATCGCACCTGTTCTGGTTCTGTGGCTCGGCTTTGGAATGTCTTCCAAAATCGTCATGGCAATTCTGGTCATCTTTTTCACCGTTACGTCGACCGTTTATGACGGGTTGCGACGCCTCGATCCCGGCCTGTCCGATCTTGCAAGGCTCTATCGGGTCTCGCGCTTTCAGGAGCTTGTTGTCTTTCGTCTTCCCGCTGCGCTGCCTGCGTTCGCTTCCGGGATCCGCGTCGCTGCTGTTTTTGCGCCGATCGGAGCCGTTGTGGGCGAGTGGGCCGGTGCTAAGGGAGGGCTCGCATTCATCATGTTGCAGGCCAATGCCCGCGGCAATGCCGATGTCCTGTTTGCTGCTGTGATCCTGCTGGCGCTGATGGTTCTGGCCATGCGCTACGCCGTCGAACATCTCACCCGAATTCTTGTTCCCTGGCAGGTCGAAGACTGA
- a CDS encoding ABC transporter substrate-binding protein — protein MKKTLLSLSMAAALLAGTPAHAAEKLTVLLDWFTNPDHAPVITAQTKGFFEAEGLEVELIEPADPAMPPKLVAAGQGDIAISYQPTLHAHIEEGLPVSWIGTLVETPLNSLIVLKDGPIKDLKDLKGKTIGFSVSGFEDAMLGQMLRSVDLSIDDVELINVNFALSPALMSGQVDAVIGAYRNFELTQIEIEGKEGTAFFPEENGVPIFDELIYVVNKDQTGDPRFAKFLAAVEAATIYLTNHPDEAWIAFIEAYPHLNDELNKRAWADTLPRFAKRPGALDEGRYQRFAEFMAEAGLISKVVPVETYAVEIR, from the coding sequence ATGAAGAAGACCTTGCTGTCCCTGTCCATGGCGGCTGCACTGCTCGCCGGGACACCGGCACATGCCGCGGAGAAACTTACTGTCCTGCTGGATTGGTTCACAAACCCCGACCATGCTCCGGTAATAACCGCTCAAACCAAAGGGTTCTTTGAAGCGGAAGGCCTGGAAGTGGAACTGATCGAGCCGGCTGATCCTGCGATGCCGCCAAAGCTGGTTGCCGCCGGTCAGGGTGACATTGCGATTTCCTATCAACCGACACTTCATGCGCATATCGAAGAGGGGCTGCCCGTTTCCTGGATCGGAACACTCGTCGAAACCCCGCTGAACTCCCTGATCGTTCTGAAAGACGGGCCGATCAAAGACCTGAAGGACCTTAAAGGCAAGACAATCGGCTTTTCCGTTTCCGGTTTTGAAGATGCGATGCTGGGCCAGATGCTGCGGTCTGTCGACCTTTCGATTGATGACGTGGAACTGATCAACGTCAATTTCGCCTTGTCGCCAGCACTCATGTCGGGCCAGGTGGATGCGGTTATCGGAGCCTACCGTAACTTCGAACTCACGCAGATCGAGATTGAAGGCAAGGAAGGGACTGCATTTTTCCCTGAAGAAAACGGTGTGCCGATTTTCGATGAACTGATCTACGTGGTGAACAAGGACCAGACCGGCGATCCGCGGTTCGCCAAATTTCTGGCAGCCGTCGAGGCGGCAACGATCTACCTGACCAATCACCCGGACGAAGCCTGGATTGCATTTATCGAGGCATATCCGCACCTGAATGACGAGCTCAACAAACGGGCCTGGGCGGACACGTTGCCTCGTTTTGCAAAGCGCCCGGGTGCTCTGGACGAAGGACGTTATCAGCGGTTTGCAGAGTTCATGGCAGAAGCGGGACTGATCAGCAAAGTTGTGCCTGTCGAGACCTATGCGGTCGAGATTCGCTGA